The following proteins are co-located in the Apium graveolens cultivar Ventura chromosome 5, ASM990537v1, whole genome shotgun sequence genome:
- the LOC141660833 gene encoding uncharacterized protein LOC141660833, whose protein sequence is MTDIVPGPNSIGKDINVCLRPLVDELKIFWNTGVKIYDQSLKQNFTMRADIIWIISDYPSMSMISGWSGKGKMGCQVCLGSVQGEGVKELLDGLVFPPPGKTNLKARSVGYGEEHHWTHVPIFYELPYWSSHSLRYSIDIMHTENNVFENIFFTIVNAAKSKDHKKQERIASILGSLKLLDGYSSNISRCYNVEECTFYGFKSHDCHIFLQKLLSLAIRELLSSPIADAITEISNFFQNLCSSVVTKTDLEIMEKSVIKALCLLEMIFPQSWFDSMEHLVVHLAEEIRLAGPAYWKYQDRVMRQRPKTTPQDLDRIVKSRFKTWFKQKVDKDEVEGPRFRDLLEGSVVKVMTFETCQFNGYKFSTKSASGSGMVVKGNLHGNNLDYYGQLQEIIRFIYQGCNYIYLFKYIWFDSVGNGVRIDKNRVITIDMTSNLKSNEIFILASQASQVYYAPSVLDLKAKIYTVVKSKSRPIDESIFAQNDIEDAFQEDRSNASTSFSLFIDFAQYGQILFIRREEEEEDEEDDVEDKDEGDENEGEEEISECDNENDDDDEDDDGFDDFE, encoded by the exons ATGACGGATATAGTTCCGGGTCCAAATAGTATTGGAAAAGATATTAACGTTTGTCTAAGGCCTCTCGTCGATGAATTGAAGATATTTTGGAATACCGGGGTGAAGATATACGACCAAtctttgaaacaaaattttacaATGAGAGCGGATATTATATGGATAATTAGTGACTATCCCTCTATGAGTATGATAAGTGGGTGGTCGGGCAAAGGAAAGATGGGATGTCAAGTGTGTCTTGGAAGCGTGCAAGG TGAGGGTGTTAAGGAATTGCTTGATGGTTTAGTTTTTCCACCACCCGGAAAGACTAATTTGAAGGCAAGGAGTGTCGGATATGGGGAAGAGCATCATTGGACTCATGTCCCAATCTTTTATGAACTCCCTTATTGGTCATCACATAGTTTACGATATTCAATTGACATCATGCATACGGAAAATAatgtttttgaaaatattttttttactatTGTCAATGCGGCAAAGTCAAAAGATCATAAAAAGCAAGAGCGGATTGCAAGCATTTTGGG TTCACTAAaacttctggatggttattcctcAAATATATCACGTTGTTACAATGTTGAGGAGTGTACATTTTATGGATTCAAATCGCACGATTGtcacatttttcttcaaaaattattgtCTCTCGCAATTCGTGAACTTCTATCGTCGCCTATTGCCGATGCAATCACGGAAATTTCCAACTTTTTCCAAAATTTATGTTCATCTGTGGTTACAAAAACTGACTTGGAAATAATGGAAAAATCGGTTATCAAAGCGTTGTGTTTGTTGGAAATGATTTTTCctcaaagttggtttgattcgaTGGAACACTTGGTTGTACATTTAGCCGAAGAAATTAGACTTGCTGGACCTGCTTATTG gaagtaccAAGATCGTGTTATGCGACAACGCCCGAAAACAACACCTCAAGATTTAGATCGTATTGTCAAAAGTCGATTTAAAACTTGGTTTAAACAAAag GTTGATAAAGATGAGGTGGAAGGACCTCGTTTTAGGGACTTACTTGAAGGGTCGGTTGTAAAAGTTATGACTTTTGAGACTTGTCAATTTAATGGATATAAATTTtcaacaaaatctgcatccggTTCTGGTATGGTTGTTAAAGGAAATTTGCACGGAAATAATCTTGATTATTATGGTCAACTACAAGAAATTATTAGATTTATTTATCAAGGATgcaattatatatatttgttCAAATATATATGGTTTGATAGTGTTGGTAATGGTGTGAGGATTGATAAGAATCGTGTTATTACAATTGATATGACTTCAAATTTGAAGTCAAATGAGATTTTCATTTTAGCTAGTCAAGCCTCACAAGTATATTATGCTCCTAGTGTATTGGATCTAAAAGCGAAAATATATACGGTGGTCAAATCTAAAAGTCGCCCAATTGATGAATCTATCTTTGCGCAAAATGATATAGAGGACGCTTTTCAGGAAGATAGATCTAATGCATCGACCTCGTTTTCGCTCTTTATCGATTTTGCACAATATGGACAAATACTGTTTATTCGgcgtgaagaagaagaagaagacgaagaagatgATGTAGAAGATAAGGATGAAGGAGATgaaaatgaaggagaagaagaaataaGTGAATGTGACAATGagaatgatgatgatgatgaagatgatgatggtTTTGACGATTTTGAATAA